The stretch of DNA ATCCTCCTTTGGATCAATTCGCCACTGCATAGACCTAGTCTCAGTTGACTCTTGTGAGGGGAAAGTTAGCGACTGCGACGCTATCTTTCTTCCTAGCAACTGCTCAAGTGAGGATGGGTCAGTAGGTGATGAGGCTGCGGTAGACCGTGCCCAAACCGGAATCCGGTGTCCCCACCACAACTGTCGGCCTACTGGCCAGTCGCGCTTCTCGCCAAGCCAATCGAGATAGCTCTTGCTGTAGCGTTCGGGGATGATACGGACCTCGCCGGACGATACGGCGTCCATTGCGGACTGGGCGAGCTCGTCCATCTTCACGAACCACTGGTCCGCGAGGTACGGCTCGATCGGCGTCTTGCTGCGGTCGCTATGAGCGAGGTCGATGAGTCGGTCTTCGACATCGGTCTCGGGGTCGTGGAAACCGGCGGCGGCGAGGTCCTCGATGACGGCCTTGCGAGCCTGCGGCATCGTCAGGCCGCGATACTTCGCCGGGACGCTCTCGTTGAGCGTCCCGTCGGGCTTCAAGATGTTGATCGCGCCGATCTCGGTGTGGCGCTGGTAGACCTCGTAGTCGTTCGGGTCGTGTGCGGGCGTGATCTTTACGCAGCCGGAGCCGAGTTCGGGCTTGGCCCATTCGTCGGCGATCAGCGGGATCTCACGATCACACAGCGGAAGCTTGAGCATCACGCCGCGCTTCGCCATGTCGCGCAGCTTTAGGAGCGTGGGGAGCACCGCTAAGCGGCGAGCCGCGAGGGCTTCGAGTTGCTTCTCGATCGGCGCCTTTTCCTTCGCAGGCGCGGCGGCGAGTTTCTCTTTGAGTTCGGCTTCGACCCGCTCGAGCTGCGCGGCGGGGTCGGGGTGAACCGCGACGGCCGTGTCGCCGAGCATCGTCTCGGGACGCGTCGTGGCGATCGTGACGTGCGTTGGTTCGCCAGCCTTCGGGTTGACTACCGGGTAATGGAACGACCAGAAATGCCCCTTGGTCTCCTCATGAAAGACCTCGTCGTCGGAGACGGCGGTCTGGAGGAACGTGTCCCAGTTCACGAGCCGCTTGCCGCGGTAGACCTTGCCGTCCGAGAAGAGCTTGAAGAACGTCTCACGCACCGCGCGGGCGCATTGGTCGTCGAGCGTGAATCGCTGCCGCTGCCAGTCGCACGACGCGCCGAGCTGCTTGAGTTGGCCGGTGATCCGCTTCTCGTACTGTTCCTTCCATTGCCAGATGCGATCGACGAGGCCTTCGCGTCCGAGGTCATGGCGGCTTTTGCCTTCCTCTTGCAGCAGCCGGCGCTCGACGACGGCCTGCGTCGCGATCCCCGCGTGGTCGGTGCCCGGCATCCAGAGGACTTCAAAGCCCTGCATCCGCTTGCGGCGGCAGAGGATGTCCTGGAGTGTGTTGTTGAGGGCGTGCCCGAGGTGCAGGGCGCCGGTGACGTTCGGCGGCGGGATGACGACCGAGTAGGGCTTCTTCTTGCCCGCCAAAACCGGCGCCGGGTCGGCGTGGAAATAGCCCTTGGACTCCCAGAAGGCGTACCACTTCTCTTGGGCGGCGTGGTGGTCGTAGGCGGCGGGGAGCGACTGGAGGTCGGTCTTGGCGGGCATCGTGACGCGAGCAGGGGGAATTAGACGGGATCGACAGGATCAACCAGGATCGCCGATTGGGGCCCAAACAACCAGCGGGGCCTTATTTTGTCGATGAACTCACAAGAGCCAAGCCGACAGCCCATATTTTAGGGAGTGGCTTGCTAGTGCGTCACGCCAGAAGCGAGTGAGTCGGGAGCCGAGCCCGGAATGTTCGGGAGAGCCGGGTGTCCTCAGTTCAATTGCCACCTCTGCTTCTGAGAGCCACCGTCTGACATTATTGGCGTCTGCGGCGCATAGAAGCCCAATCTCAAGAGCCGATCCTTCTCGAAACTGGAGGCGGATCCGAGGGGGGCGAAGGCTTGCTTCCCCGTCGTCGATTGAGACGTAGTCGACTTCCGACCAGACCCATTCCGACCTTCCCCAGAGGTATCGAAGCGGACCTCTGTTGAGCGAGTTTTTGAACTTCAATGCAATACGGTTGGAGTGAAATGTGGCAGCTTCACCGCACTCGTATTCGTAGCAGAGAACTAGACCAATACCTGCCAGCATGCAGGCGAACAACTGCTCCCACAAAGGGCGGTTCGCCCAGACTCTGTCAAAGGGAGTAATGGCCCAGAAGACCGAAGCGATTAGCAGCACAAGCGAGAAGCGAACCTTCATCCCTCGCCAGCGAAATAGATTGCAGGGATGCACGAGTGGCTCTCGGATGGCGAATCCCAAAGTGGACGCGCTCATCCTTCGTCTTTACAAAGTTTGTACTCGATCGAGTCGACGAGCGCTTCCCAGCTCGCCTGAATCACGTTCTCGTCCACGCCGACGGTGCCCCAGGTCTCGCCGTCGGACTCGTCGCGCGATTCGATTACGACGCGGACGCTCGCGGCCGTGGCGGCTTCGCTGTTGATGACGCGGACCTTGTAGTCCACCAGCGACATCTGGGCGAGCTTGGGGTAATGGGCCTTGAGCGCCTTACGTAACGCGGCGTCGAGGGCATTAATGGGGCCGTCCCCTTCGGCGACGCGGTGCTCGACCTCATCGTGCACGTGCAGCTTGACGGTCGCTTCGGTCGTGGCGCCGGCGCCCTGGTTTTCGCTGGTGACGTGGTACTTCTCGAGCGTGAAGTGCGGGACGAACGTGCCGGCGAGTTTTCGCACGAGCAGAGCGAACGACGCCTCGGCCGCTTCGTACTGGTAGCCGCGGTTCTCGCGGTTGACGATCTCTTCGAGGACGCGGTTCATCAGGTCAGCGTCTTCCGCGAGGCCGAGCTTCGTCGCGGTGGCGATGATGTTCGACCGGCCGGAGAGCTCACTCACGAGGATGCGGCGTTCGTTGCCGACGGTCTCAGGCGGGATGTGCTCGTAGCTGTGGGCGACGCGGTTGACGGCGTGGACGTGCATGCCCCCCTTGTGAGCGAATGCGCTGGGGCCGACGAACGGCTGGTTGATGCGCCGCAGGAGATTGCCGATCTCGTAGACGTAGCCGCTCAGCTCGCTGAGGCGGGCGATCTTTTTTGGGCTGAGGACTTCGTAGCCTTCCTTCTTAAGCGCCAAGTTAGCAGCGATGCTGATGAGGTCCGCGTTGCCGCAACGCTCGCCGAGGCCGTTGATGGTGCCCTGCACATGGACGGCGCCGGCGTCGACCGCGGCGAGCGAGTTGGCGACCGCCAATTCGCAGTCGTTGTGCGTGTGGATGCCCAGCGGCGTATCGACCGCGGCGGCGGCTTCCTTCGTGAACCGAGCGATCTCCTCGGGGAGCGTGCCGCCGTTGGTGTCGCACATGACGATGCGTAGTGCGCCCGCCTGCGCGGCGGCTTGGATCGTCTTCGCAGCGTAAGCAGGGTTGCTTTTCCAGCCGTCGAAGAAGTGCTCGCAGTCGTAAACGACCTCGCGGCCTTGCGAGACGAAGTAAGCGATCGTCTCGGCGATCATGTCGATATTTTCTTGCTCGCTGACGCGGAGCACCTCGGCCACGTGAAAGTCGCTGGTCTTGCCGACGATCGTGACGACAGGCGTCTCGCTATGAAGCAAGGCCTTCATGCCCGGATCATCAGCCGCCTTCACGCCGCGGCGGCGCGTCATGCCGAACGCGCAGGCCTTCGAGTTCTTCAGCGGTTCTTTCTTGAGCCGTTCGAAGAACTCGGCGTCCTTGGGATTGCTGAGCGGGAACCCCCCCTCAATGAAATCGAACCCCATCTCGTCGAGCCGACGGGCAATCAGCACCTTGTCGTCGAGCGAGAAGTTGACGCCCTCGCCTTGGGCGCCGTCGCGGAGGGTCGTGTCGTAGAGTTCGATCTTGGTCATACCGCGTACTTTCTGCCATCTAGCTGGGGGCGGGCCGCCGCACGGGCGCCGCAAGCCACGATTCTAACCCGAGCCGCTCCGCGACACACGGGCGCAGGATTTCCACGGGCTGCGTGGCGGCGGGCTCAGGCGGCCGAGCGTGTCGGTTCGGCCGCCTTGGCCGTGGCGTCTAAAGACTCCGCCTCGGGAGAAGAGGTTCGCGGAGTAGCTGCTCGGCGGAGTTGATCGGCCACCTCGACCAATCGCCCGCAGCGGATCAGCCCGCCCCAAGCGTCGCGAAACGCCTTGCAATAGAGGGTCGGCGACCTAGCGAACAGCCGGAGTCGCACCAGGGCCCAGCGGTAGTGGATTCGCGCCTTCGCCACAGCCCAGTCCGGGCCGAAGAGCCAGTTCGGCGTCGCGGCGAGCGTTCGACCCGCTTGGCGGAACGCCTCGGCCAGTCGGCCCCGGCTCAGAGCTTTCACCGAGGCGGCGAAGCCCGAGCCGATCGCCACGGCCGCCCCGCGCCGGCCGTACTTCGCTCGCTGTTCCCAGTTGCGGCAGGCGGGGAGTCGATCTAGCAGAGGGCTATGTGGGTTCTCCGCGCGGAAACGCACCTCCATCCGGCCGAATTCGAGGAGCGGCGCCCGCAACTCGGCGAATGAGCCTTCGTTCCCGTGCAACACCCGAGCCTCCTCGATCATCCGCGACGGCACGCCGGCTTGCGACATCGCCGCGCCGAAGAGCAGCGACGCGTAGTGACCGTACTGATCTTGAAATCCGCCAAGCGATTTCCACAAGCATCTTTTAACGAGCGTGCCACGGACCACCATCGTGTCCCACCCCTGCGCGAGGCGGCGGGGTAGTTCGTCGTCAAATAGGCGGTCGATCGTTTCCGGGAACCGCCCGGCGTAGAGTCCGCCACTGGCGAGCACGGCGGTCGGAGGGTCGCTCGTCTCGATCTCACGCAGCACCGCCGACAAGCAGTCCTCTTCCGCGACAACGTGCGACTCCGTGAACAGTAGCGCCGGAGCCCGCGCCGCCTCCGCCGCGGCGTTGTAGCTGCTGAAGAGATTGCCGGACTCCGATCGCAGCAGCCGATCTTGTTGCCGGAGCATCGAGCTGATTTCTTGCTCGAGCTCGGGCTCGCTGCCATCGGCAACGACGATGAGTTCGCAGCGTGCCAAGGAGGCTGAGTCCTGAGCGAGCCACGAGCTGATTGCAGCGATCGCCACGCCGCGGTGTTCATCGAGTGGCGCCACCACGCTTAGCAGTGGCGGGGTTGCATCAAGCGACATGCCTGTCCGCCTCCGATTGCGGGCGCCGCCGCAGTCGTTGCTGGAACCGGTCGAGTGCAATCACAACGGGGTCCCACCTCTTCGTCTTGCGGCCGTAGAGCGAAAGCTGACTCGGGTTGAGGAACTGCCGACCATAGCCACGTTGCCGCATTCGGCGATGGAGAACAACGTGCTCGCAGTCCTCGCCGCCGTAGGTGGCGGAAAGAAAGGCCTCGGTGCGGTAGAAGCCCATGCCGCCAAAGCAGGAGTAGACCGGTTGCAGCGGGTCGCCGAGGCGCCACGACAAGAGGTTGCCTTCCCGGCCGGAGACTTCGTCGTACGATCCCTCGCTGCGGTAAGCCCAGGTGTCGTAGTGCAGCGGCACGTACGGGCTGAGCCGCCGGCGCTGGATAATCACACCGTAGGAACCGACGAAGTCCCATCCTGGGGAGCCGAAGGTGTGCGCGACGCCGTCTTCGAGCCAGCCGCCTGCGAGGTCGAGGTCCAGGACGCAGACGTAATCGACGCCGGCCCAGTTGTCGCGGACATACCGCTGGCACTGCGTGCGGTAGCTTGCCATCGATGCCGCCCGCGTCAGGCAGCGCAGTGGGGGGTGAGTCGGGTCGCCGAGTTGCTCGCTCTGCACGTGGACCCGCTCGTTGGCGGCCGCCCAGACCCTCAGCATGTCCGGTGTCAGATCGGACGAGTCATTCTCGTAGACGAAAACACGGTAGTCGGCGAAGCCACCGCCAAGTCGTTCGATCCGCTCGATCGTCGCAGGGAGATGACCTGCAACATTACGCGCCAATCCAACAACCGCGCAGGTGCTGCACGCCATCTCTCGATGACCCAATTCGATGCGGCGTCGAAATTGCGAGATGCTGGATGGTGAGGGACGGAACCGACCACTGATTGACTCAAGGCGCTTTGCGTCGTCCCAGTCCATTGGCGGCGGCTTGGAGCAAGAACATCCCCTCGGCCCTCGCAATCCGGCCTAAATCAACACGAGGCCGAGGCGAAATCTGAGCGGCGACGTGTGAAAAAAAGAGAGAGACCCTTTAATTGGAATTCGGCAACGACCACGTCGAGGATTAGGCAAAATTTGCGGCCTTCGTTCGCTAGCAGTCGAAGGCGGTGATCCAATAGAAACGCGAAAGCCCGCGAGGCAATTGCCTCGCGGGCTTTCGTTGTTGCAGTGTCGGACGAAGACGTGACTCATCCCTGGTAAATCACAATCGCCCCGCCGTGAGCGCGGAACACCACAGTAGCGGTGAAACCGCAATCCCAGACGATGTCGACCTTGCCGCGGCCCAGCAGGCCGGGCCTGGCGTTGCAGACCCGCGGGGCGCCGGTGCAGCACGCCGGGACACACAGCGGCACTTCGTAATGGGCGCCGGTGCAGTCGGCCGGATTGTCGACGCAGACCGCGGTGTTGACGCCGGGGCCGTAGCAGCGGTAGGCCCGCTTGGCTGACAGGGTGGTGCGATAATCGACGACGTTGATCGGGCAGCAGACCGGCCCGGCGGGCGCCGGGGCATGCTCGGCAACCACGACGGAGGGGGCGGGCTCAGCCGAGGGTTGGGCAGCGGGCTCGGCAGGGGTCACGACGACCGACTGTTCGACGGGCGACTGTTCGACGGGCTCTTCAACCGGCGCCGCGGGCTCGGTGACCTCAGCCACTTCGGCGACGGGCTCTTCGGTCAAGGGCTCGTCAGCCAAGGGCACGGATTC from Botrimarina mediterranea encodes:
- the cimA gene encoding citramalate synthase; the encoded protein is MTKIELYDTTLRDGAQGEGVNFSLDDKVLIARRLDEMGFDFIEGGFPLSNPKDAEFFERLKKEPLKNSKACAFGMTRRRGVKAADDPGMKALLHSETPVVTIVGKTSDFHVAEVLRVSEQENIDMIAETIAYFVSQGREVVYDCEHFFDGWKSNPAYAAKTIQAAAQAGALRIVMCDTNGGTLPEEIARFTKEAAAAVDTPLGIHTHNDCELAVANSLAAVDAGAVHVQGTINGLGERCGNADLISIAANLALKKEGYEVLSPKKIARLSELSGYVYEIGNLLRRINQPFVGPSAFAHKGGMHVHAVNRVAHSYEHIPPETVGNERRILVSELSGRSNIIATATKLGLAEDADLMNRVLEEIVNRENRGYQYEAAEASFALLVRKLAGTFVPHFTLEKYHVTSENQGAGATTEATVKLHVHDEVEHRVAEGDGPINALDAALRKALKAHYPKLAQMSLVDYKVRVINSEAATAASVRVVIESRDESDGETWGTVGVDENVIQASWEALVDSIEYKLCKDEG
- a CDS encoding glycosyltransferase family A protein, whose amino-acid sequence is MSLDATPPLLSVVAPLDEHRGVAIAAISSWLAQDSASLARCELIVVADGSEPELEQEISSMLRQQDRLLRSESGNLFSSYNAAAEAARAPALLFTESHVVAEEDCLSAVLREIETSDPPTAVLASGGLYAGRFPETIDRLFDDELPRRLAQGWDTMVVRGTLVKRCLWKSLGGFQDQYGHYASLLFGAAMSQAGVPSRMIEEARVLHGNEGSFAELRAPLLEFGRMEVRFRAENPHSPLLDRLPACRNWEQRAKYGRRGAAVAIGSGFAASVKALSRGRLAEAFRQAGRTLAATPNWLFGPDWAVAKARIHYRWALVRLRLFARSPTLYCKAFRDAWGGLIRCGRLVEVADQLRRAATPRTSSPEAESLDATAKAAEPTRSAA
- a CDS encoding glycosyltransferase, with product MACSTCAVVGLARNVAGHLPATIERIERLGGGFADYRVFVYENDSSDLTPDMLRVWAAANERVHVQSEQLGDPTHPPLRCLTRAASMASYRTQCQRYVRDNWAGVDYVCVLDLDLAGGWLEDGVAHTFGSPGWDFVGSYGVIIQRRRLSPYVPLHYDTWAYRSEGSYDEVSGREGNLLSWRLGDPLQPVYSCFGGMGFYRTEAFLSATYGGEDCEHVVLHRRMRQRGYGRQFLNPSQLSLYGRKTKRWDPVVIALDRFQQRLRRRPQSEADRHVA